One segment of Anguilla anguilla isolate fAngAng1 chromosome 1, fAngAng1.pri, whole genome shotgun sequence DNA contains the following:
- the rpusd2 gene encoding RNA pseudouridylate synthase domain-containing protein 2: MWGAVVKIVSQIVIVRNVKRNLTALLYSQERINKNNIICHANCSKVTKVVFNIRAKNVYLQMLNNYRYLASDITHEFRLNCRQYHTIMQSGEMEAGGIFNASNDLTTTASDDKAMKEKGEKRKSEEELHKHRGKKRRGGGGKKLRPGERYVPPPQKRNPGVSFSQEHFQETSYYFEGGLRKVYPYYFDYKTYCKGRWIGKSLREVFNSEFRAEPLDYYEQAVQLGRIRLNETPVEDLDITLKNNDFMRNTVHRHEPPVSARPLEILEDNGEVVVVDKPASLPVHPCGRFRHNTVIFILGKERGLCSLHTVHRLDRLTSGVLLFARTLEVSKRLDQLVRDRQLEKEYLCRVEGQFPEEELVCEEPILVVSFKVGVCRVDPKGKPCRTVFQRLSWNGCSSVVRCLPHTGRTHQIRVHLQFLGHPILNDPIYGSSAWGPTRAKGGVVGLNDEQLLQALIEEHNSKESLHLLDLPDDGLAQGRSHSAGEGLAISASNQSGSADCADIGSVNTLGVPGVESHASHTCMDPKPNPEDLEKNAGNSRKEVVSATTNLPACDLGGRDAVFMQTGTDNSEKEVVYIKADSIQTQNQSQSQELSSCAGIATQVRDHLCTECKLVRPDPTEKELVMYLHALRYKGPDFEYSTRIPEWAREDWEED; this comes from the exons ATGTGGGGTGCAGTGGTTAAAATTGTATCTCAAATAGTGATTGTACGGAATGTAAAACGGAATCTCACTGCCTTATTGTACAGCCAagaaaggataaataaaaataacataatctGCCATGCAAACTGCAGCAAAGTAACGAAGGTCGTATTCAACATTCGCGCTAAAAATGTTTACTTGCAAATGCTCAACAATTATCGATACTTAGCGTCTGACATCACGCATGAATTCAGACTGAATTGTCGCCAGTATCACACAATAATGCAGTCAGGTGAAATGGAGGCAGGCGGAATTTTTAATGCAAGTAATGATCTAACGACCACTGCCAGCGATGACAAAGCGATGAAGGAAAAGGGCGAAAAACGCAAGAGCGAAGAAGAACTTCACAAACATCGTGGCAAGaaaagaagaggagggggaggcaAAAAGCTACGTCCAGGGGAAAGGTATGTGCCTCCCCCACAGAAACGAAACCCCGGCGTGAGTTTCAGCCAGGAGCATTTTCAAGAGACATCCTACTATTTTGAGGGTGGTCTCCGTAAAGTATATCCGTATTACTTTGACTACAAGACTTACTGCAAAGGTCGCTGGATTGGAAAAAGCCTCCGCGAGGTGTTCAATTCCGAATTCAGAGCAGAGCCGTTGGATTATTATGAACAGGCAGTCCAGCTAGGACGAATCCGACTGAACGAGACCCCAGTCGAGGATCTGGATATAACTCTAAAG AACAATGACTTCATGCGGAACACAGTTCACCGTCATGAACCACCAGTTAGTGCCCGTCCCTTGGAGATTCTGGAGGACAATGGAGAAGTGGTTGTGGTGGACAAACCTGCCTCACTGCCAGTTCATCCATGTGGCCGGTTCCGTCACAACACGGTTATCTTCATCCTGGGGAAGGAGCGAGGATTGTGCAGTCTTCACACTGTCCACAGGCTTGACCGCCTGACCTCTGGCGTGCTGCTGTTCGCTCGCACCCTGGAGGTGTCCAAGAGGCTGGACCAGCTCGTCCGTGACAGACAG CTGGAGAAGGAGTATTTATGCCGGGTGGAGGGGCAGTTCCCAGAGGAAGAGCTGGTCTGTGAGGAGCCCATCCTGGTGGTGTCCTTCAAGGTCGGGGTGTGTCGTGTAGACCCCAAGGGAAAGCCTTGCCGTACGGTCTTCCAGAGGCTCAGCTGGAACGGGTGCTCCAGTGTGGTGCGCTGCCTTCCACACACGGGCCGCACACACCAGATTCGTGTCCACCTACAGTTCCTGGGCCACCCCATCCTTAATGACCCCATTTATGGATCCTCAGCCTGGGGCCCAACCCGGGCCAAGGGGGGAGTAGTGGGGCTGAACGATGAGCAGCTTCTCCAGGCACTGATAGAGGAGCACAACTCCAAGGAGAGCCTGCACCTCCTGGATCTCCCTGACGACGGCCTCGCACAGGGACGTAGCCACAGTGCTGGTGAAGGTCTAGCTATTTCAGCCTCTAATCAGAGTGGAAGTGCTGACTGTGCAGACATAGGGTCAGTAAACACCCTTGGTGTGCCTGGGGTAGAGTCCCATGCATCGCACACCTGCATGGATCCCAAACCCAACCCAGAGGATCTGGAAAAAAATGCCGGTAATAGCAGAAAGGAGGTTGTTTCTGCTACAACCAACCTGCCTGCATGTGACTTAGGGGGCAGAGATGCAGTCTTTATGCAGACTGGCACAGATAACTCAGAAAAGGAAGTGGTGTATATAAAAGCAGACTCTATACAGACTCAAAACCAATCACAGTCCCAGGAATTGTCCAGTTGTGCAGGGATTGCCACTCAGGTCCGAGATCATTTATGCACAGAATGTAAGCTAGTGCGGCCAGATCCTACAGAGAAGGAGTTAGTCATGTACCTCCATGCACTGCGTTACAAAGGGCCAGACTTTGAGTACAGCACTAGGATTCCAGAGTGGGCAAGAGAGGATTGGGAGGAGGACTAG